In Salvia hispanica cultivar TCC Black 2014 unplaced genomic scaffold, UniMelb_Shisp_WGS_1.0 HiC_scaffold_1148, whole genome shotgun sequence, the genomic window CGAGTATTAATATTTGGAAAtcattgtgatcaattgaagCAACAAACTAATAATTGAAACTAGTTCAATTGTACTACCTCTGttcctgaaaatttaatacagtttactattttggttcgtcccagaaaatttgatatacttcatttttaccatttttggtaatggatcccatattccactaactcattcctactcacattttattataaaactaatactttaaaagtaggacccacatcccaccaactttttcaactcactttccattacatttcttaaaacccgtgtcgggtcaaagtgtagcaaattttgggggacggaggtaatACTATATATGGATTAGTACATTGGCCGGTGTAGTCATTTCAAGCGTCTACCTGAAGATTCATATATAGAATGTGTTAGGGTCCTTACGGTATCTCAAGTGTAAAACACAATATAAATCACAGCCCTTGAATCCTTAGATTAGATGGTTGTGATAAActacattattatactaaaaatctatattattaattttagtatatactccctccgtcccaatataAGTGactcatatttctttttgggacgTTCCAATATAAGTGACTCATTTCCTGTTTTGgtactctctctcttactttttctttctactttgTTAACTCTCTTagtttattcactttttactttactaacaaaaccCCATTTCCTTAAATCTCTTGCCGAAAAGCTTgtggtcacttatcttggaacggagggagtatgatataTCACACTCAAGTTTAATTTTGGCATGTAACGTAAAATGAAAGGTCATTGTCCTTGCCTAAATTCCAAGTCAGCtcgaaatatatatatatatatatatatatatatatatatatatatataggggaaaACTAGGGCGCATCCTTAATTagaatgctaacgtacatccaaccacgtgctgccacgtggcatgaaaaatgcaatattttatatataaaaatgcaatacacattTGTGAAGTTGTTCATGTATTtccgcagattgcattttagttatagaaaaattgcattttttattgttaagttttgcatttcacataaattgcattttatattgttaagttttgcattttcacatatataaatgcaatccgtattgatataaaatgcaaattaaacagtcaatatcgaaaatgcaaaactcaacaataaaaaatgcaatctgcatataacaaaaatgcaatctgtcgaaattcaattataactTTTGCAAatgcatattgcatttttctgtatataatattgcatttttcgtgccacgtggcagcacgtGATTGGATGTACTTtagcactttaaaattagttagcatattagtacatccctctatatatatatatatatatatatatatatatagggatgtattcaggtcATAAAACAATTTCCAAACCATTGATTTTTTCCATCTGATGGCCGAATTGTTTGCCATGTGTAATTAGTAATATTacttataaataaagaaatggtTAGTTTAGGTATAATCCTAAATGCAGCGGTTATTAACTCCCATGATTATCTCCATCTAATATACACGTTCATTTTatcattgattttgttttattttgttttgtttttctaccATTATTCTACACGTATatgttatcattttttttctttgattttattttgattttctatcATTATTCTTCctgttattattattcttcGGAAATGTCACGCAATctcatattataatttatcttCATAAACTCTTCATAAACCCAGCGTAATAGGAGTTGCAACCTTTTTTATATCACGTCGATGGAAGAAGGTATGTCgctgtttaattttaatgatcATCTGTATGAATTTGGTTTCAACGATGATGGTAATTTTCAAGTGTTCTTAGCATGAAAAAATAGTGGCTTTCTCTGAGGGTTTTTTTTTCGAAGGGGATAGGTTGTAGTAGTACATTCGGTGACACAACGTTCCAAAACTGGTTTGAGTTAGAGGATTTTCATACTTttataaactttttaattttttgttgaaggTATGTTAAAATGTTTTTGTAATGTATGCCAACATATGTTTAATGTAGTCTATTACTCGACTGAtcaattccattttttattatacagTTAATGTTGTGCCTGAATGTTCAGAAGAACTAAAACCTGTTGTTGGTCAGTGTTTCCAATCACTTGATTTTGCAATCGCTTTTTACGATGTGTATGCTCGAGCAGTTGGTTTTGAGACGTGCAAACAAGGAGTCAAAAAAGTAGAAGGTGTTACTATTTGGCAGTATATTGTATGTACTCGTCAAGGTAAGAAGAGGACAGAGGAGGAGGATATGGTGAACGCCAGACATGGTTTCACGCTGAAAAGGAGACGTTTATCCAACCGGTGTGCCTGCCAAGCGAAGATATCATTTCGTTATTTCTCCGAAGGCGGACGTCCCGGATATAAGATTCATGAGTTTGTAGAGGCACATAACCATACCATGGTGGAGATGCAACATAAGCCATTCATGTCTATAAATCGAAATCTGACTGAAGTGCATGAGAAATTCATTCTAGACTGTTCAAGGGCTAATATCGGCCCCACTTTGACTTTTAAATTCCTGAAGGAGGTATTGGGAGGCTACCAGATGGTGGGGTGCACCGTTGGGGATATACGTAATGCATCTCGAGACATTAAAGCGTATGCTCAAGGTTATGATGTTCAGATGGTATTGGACGAGATGCGTAGGAAGAAGGAACTATCTGATGCATTTACATATCACTATGAAGTTAATAGTGAGAATCAGTTGGTAGCCTTATTTTGGTGCAATGGTGTCTCGAAAAGGAACTACCACATGTTTGGTGACATTGTTGCTTTCGACTCAACTTATAACACCAACATGTACTACTTTCTGTTGATTTCGAAATATTACATTATATTCATTATTAGTTACATTATCATTAAACAATATGCTCACATTATGGTAGTACATTATGcatagtttatttttacattattaagtTCTGGTTGGACATATCAGGTACTGTATGATATTTTGTCCATTTACTGGTTAGGACAATCACGGGAGACCTGTTACATTCGCTGCTGGTCTAGTTTCGAATGAGAAGACAAGTGCATTTGCTTGGTtgtttaaacattttattgAGTGCATGGGTGTTGCACCCAAAATGATGGTCACGGACCAAGATTTGGGAATGCGGTCGGCTCTTGAGGAAATTCTAGTTGGCACTAGACATCGGTGGTGCATGTGGCATATAATGCACAAGCTTGCGATCAAAGCTCCGAAGAAGCTCCTcacaaatgaaaatttcaagaaGGATTTCCATGCTTGTGTTTGGTCCGAATTACACGAACCGGAGGAGTTTGAAGAAATGTGGGATGCTATTATTGTAGAATATGGTCTAGAAAATGAGGATTGGTTCAGAACCATGTATCGGCATAGGAAGTATTGGATACCTGCTTATTTTCGTGATTTTCCGCTGGGATCGATGATTCGGACCACATCAGTGTCTGAGTCTGAAAACAGTTTTTACAAAATCTTTCTGAAGCCTCGGCTAAATCTTGCTGAATTCTATTTGAGTTTCAATAATGCCTTGGAATCTCAACGTAATTCTAATGCAAAGTTGGACTACGCAGATTCAACTCTTGTGCCAATTTTGGCCACTGACCAGCCTTTCGAAAAGCATGCATCCACATTATTTACCGACTCTATGTTCAGAACCGTGCAGGAAGAAATTGTGGAGGGTTGCATCAGATGTAAGATTGTTGGTATGTCATCCGAAGGCATGATTGATTGCTATAAAGTAGGTGACAGCCACCGAAACACATTTGTGGTGACACGTGACAAGTCGGACCAGTCGTACGTGTGCGAATGCAAGTTGTTTGGCAGGCAAGGGTTTCTGTGCTGCCACATATTTTACTTATTCAAGAACAACAAAGTGAAGGTCATTCCTGATAAGTACTCTGAAAGCAGGTGGATGAAGACGCCATTGGTAAAGACTGTACATGGATACACGGCTGATGTGTTTCAAAACAATGATGCCCAAGATgagaagttgattttattaaatgaagtGACGTCTATTTTCTTCAGTTGCCTTGCTAGTTGCCTTCACCCTCTTGACGTTGTCCAAAGAAAAGGGTGTTGTAGTACGAAAGGCAAGCGCATAATTTCAAAGAGGGAGAAGGATATAAAGGAGCACAATAGACCTTTGAGGAGATGTATGAATTGCCTAGATATGGACCATAACGATTCCCAGAATTGCCCTGAAAATGCGAATGGTAAGGGCAAGGAGAAATGCTGAATGTATGTTCATGTCGTCGTTCcagaatgtttttttatttgaactgTCGTACTTACGTTTTGCAATAAACCTTTTTTCCGTATTACATTATTGTAAGGTAAATGCTACATTTCCCACATCTTTTTTTGGACGTATTACATTATTTCCGATTATGCTACATTAGTCATGTTATTATTAACTAGTTAGCTAGTACATCCTATAACATAGTGTAATTTGTTATAGGACTCAATGATACATCCGTTATGTACATATGTTAGTTAAATAATGTAACTATATTGGATATCTTGAACTTCTTTCAACCTTATATGTTGAGTTGAATTTCTCAAATAATGTAATCGTTGTTGCCTTCTAATGTACATTTTCATCCCagattcaattgattattttcttaaagTATAActtcacaaatttcaaatcctaCGCACTATTATCAGGGATGGAATAAGAACAACTACAAGTGCTTCAATGCATGAAAATAACTTTCATCATGAACGAAGTTTACATCTAAAACACTTTGCATCATTGGTCACTGATGTAGTATAACCCACAaatcaacaataatataatagaGTAGAGCTGAACAAAATATGTTTAACATAGTTAATAAATAACGTATGTCCTTAATAGAGTTTCGAAATACCAAATGTGCAAAAGGCAAAACCATTTTTTATCTGCTTCCcacccaaaaataaatctgCATAACAAACTACATTTCCCACAAAATAATTCAGACCGGCACATCAATCACTCCAAACCATAATTTTGAACAAACTTTTCGAAACTGAACTTTGCAGGCTTCTCTTTCCAGTGCTGATCTGCTgcaattttattaaactttTGTCTGATATTATGC contains:
- the LOC125197991 gene encoding protein FAR1-RELATED SEQUENCE 5-like — encoded protein: MEEVNVVPECSEELKPVVGQCFQSLDFAIAFYDVYARAVGFETCKQGVKKVEGVTIWQYIVCTRQGKKRTEEEDMVNARHGFTLKRRRLSNRCACQAKISFRYFSEGGRPGYKIHEFVEAHNHTMVEMQHKPFMSINRNLTEVHEKFILDCSRANIGPTLTFKFLKEVLGGYQMVGCTVGDIRNASRDIKAYAQGYDVQMVLDEMRRKKELSDAFTYHYEVNSENQLDNHGRPVTFAAGLVSNEKTSAFAWLFKHFIECMGVAPKMMVTDQDLGMRSALEEILVGTRHRWCMWHIMHKLAIKAPKKLLTNENFKKDFHACVWSELHEPEEFEEMWDAIIVEYGLENEDWFRTMYRHRKYWIPAYFRDFPLGSMIRTTSVSESENSFYKIFLKPRLNLAEFYLSFNNALESQRNSNAKLDYADSTLVPILATDQPFEKHASTLFTDSMFRTVQEEIVEGCIRCKIVGMSSEGMIDCYKVGDSHRNTFVVTRDKSDQSYVCECKLFGRQGFLCCHIFYLFKNNKVKVIPDKYSESRWMKTPLVKTVHGYTADVFQNNDAQDEKLILLNEVTSIFFSCLASCLHPLDVVQRKGCCSTKGKRIISKREKDIKEHNRPLRRCMNCLDMDHNDSQNCPENANGKGKEKC